Proteins from a genomic interval of Lactococcus protaetiae:
- a CDS encoding carbohydrate ABC transporter permease, whose product MTKKKYRPENQKKAWWFLLPSLLVIAVFSIYPLFRSFYMSFQSGFLLNQQFAGFSNYIQIFHDPVFIQALENTAIFGIVVVPLALAISLLIAWIIFEKVKHKAIFETIFFMPYVTSMIAVGIIFQYFFNKDYGMVNFLLGLVGIPSVNWLDNIHMSIPTLIIFGIWNGLAFNIIILLSGFRNINPEYYTIAEMYGATGWEKFSRITFPQLLPTISFLLTVNFIGAFKVYTEVFALFGGQAGIANSAVTAVFYIYNKFYLMGRPGVAMAASVVLFLIIIVITIVQRMLTRRKDI is encoded by the coding sequence ATGACAAAGAAAAAATATCGACCTGAAAATCAGAAAAAAGCATGGTGGTTTTTGCTTCCTTCTTTGCTCGTGATTGCAGTGTTCAGTATCTATCCACTATTTCGGTCATTTTATATGAGCTTCCAGTCTGGGTTTTTGCTGAATCAACAATTTGCAGGTTTTAGTAATTATATTCAGATTTTCCATGACCCTGTTTTTATTCAGGCACTTGAAAATACAGCAATTTTTGGGATAGTGGTTGTTCCATTGGCACTCGCTATTTCACTTTTAATTGCATGGATTATCTTTGAAAAAGTTAAACATAAAGCCATTTTTGAAACGATTTTCTTTATGCCTTATGTCACATCAATGATTGCCGTTGGGATTATTTTTCAATATTTCTTCAATAAAGATTATGGGATGGTCAACTTTTTACTAGGTCTTGTTGGAATTCCATCGGTCAATTGGCTAGATAATATTCATATGAGTATTCCCACACTCATTATCTTTGGGATTTGGAATGGACTTGCTTTTAACATTATTATTCTATTATCAGGCTTTCGTAATATTAATCCTGAGTATTACACCATTGCAGAAATGTATGGGGCAACAGGCTGGGAAAAATTCAGCCGTATCACCTTTCCGCAACTTTTGCCTACGATTAGTTTTCTTTTAACAGTGAACTTTATCGGTGCTTTCAAAGTCTATACCGAAGTTTTCGCACTATTTGGCGGGCAAGCGGGGATTGCAAATTCGGCAGTCACGGCAGTCTTCTATATCTACAATAAGTTCTACTTGATGGGCAGACCAGGGGTGGCTATGGCAGCATCAGTTGTACTTTTCTTGATTATTATTGTAATTACGATTGTTCAGAGAATGTTGACAAGGAGAAAAGATATATGA
- a CDS encoding carbohydrate ABC transporter permease — MRKITTGLAYAFLLVMSLITLFPFVYMILTGLMTHQETVQMPPTLIPHSLQFSNYVEVFKEIPFLRYFVNTLFVSVITTVATLITCTLAAFALTSLQFRFKKLIFTIMVGLLMVPYESIIFTNYNTIANLGLLNTYAALIVPFLTSIFYIYFLNNYMKAMPDSIYKAAKVDGASDMEYIWRVLVPMVRPALVTVGILTFIMSWNSFLWPLLVTNNDNMRLLNNGLAAFETESGAQTQLQMAAATMTVVPVLIIYFVFRKEIIKGVSNNGTKG; from the coding sequence ATGAGAAAAATAACTACGGGACTTGCTTACGCTTTCTTATTGGTCATGTCGCTCATTACGTTATTTCCCTTTGTTTATATGATTTTGACAGGATTGATGACTCATCAAGAAACGGTGCAAATGCCGCCTACATTGATTCCACATAGTTTACAATTTTCAAACTATGTAGAAGTTTTCAAAGAGATTCCGTTTTTACGTTATTTCGTCAATACACTCTTTGTGTCAGTGATAACGACCGTCGCGACACTGATTACTTGTACGCTCGCTGCATTTGCTCTGACGAGTTTACAGTTTAGGTTCAAAAAACTAATTTTTACCATCATGGTTGGACTTTTGATGGTTCCTTATGAGTCTATTATTTTTACGAATTATAATACGATTGCCAATCTTGGACTACTTAATACTTATGCAGCATTGATTGTGCCGTTTTTGACGAGTATTTTCTATATTTACTTCCTCAATAACTATATGAAAGCCATGCCCGATAGCATTTACAAGGCAGCAAAAGTTGATGGTGCAAGTGATATGGAGTATATTTGGCGAGTGTTGGTGCCAATGGTGCGGCCAGCTTTAGTTACTGTGGGTATTCTGACTTTTATCATGAGTTGGAATTCATTCCTTTGGCCTCTCCTTGTCACGAACAACGACAATATGCGGCTCTTGAATAATGGATTGGCTGCTTTTGAAACAGAATCAGGAGCGCAAACGCAGCTGCAAATGGCAGCTGCAACGATGACTGTCGTGCCAGTGTTGATTATTTATTTTGTTTTCCGAAAGGAAATTATTAAAGGAGTATCAAATAATGGAACAAAAGGATAA
- a CDS encoding MBL fold metallo-hydrolase, which translates to MEQKDKVEITFHAGVLTIGGTVVEVAYKDAHLFFDFGTEFRPELDLPDDKLETLLLHQLIPDLEGLYDERLNHVYQGESVRQFKHTAVFISHAHLDHTRMINYLEPSIPMYALEATASVVPALNKNGDFLIPSPFEVQNFTREITGLKPYSKVQLGEIEVEIAPVDHDAYGAAGLIIRVAGKKIAYTGDLRLHGYDPQDTVEFCKRAFHADALIMEGVSISFPERDHDAEAVEIQSEQDLITQMIKLINENPKRQLTFNGYPANLKRFSQIVKQSPREVVLNSEMATLLLEVFGQKVHYYTDENTVSTDKLDPQLEVPYQELLDDDEHYFWQVTTHFERLQKGGLYIHSDATPLGDFDPAYAKFLALLAELDITFVRLACSGHAIPDDLDKIISMIEPQLLLPIHSYHPEKLENPYGRRILPTRGQTVAL; encoded by the coding sequence ATGGAACAAAAGGATAAAGTTGAAATTACTTTTCATGCTGGAGTCTTGACAATTGGTGGAACAGTTGTTGAAGTGGCTTACAAGGATGCGCATCTCTTTTTTGACTTTGGAACGGAGTTTCGTCCAGAGCTAGACTTGCCTGATGATAAGCTGGAAACACTTCTTTTACATCAGTTGATTCCTGATTTAGAGGGACTTTATGATGAACGTTTGAATCACGTTTATCAAGGAGAAAGCGTTCGTCAGTTCAAGCATACGGCAGTTTTTATATCACATGCGCACTTGGATCATACGCGTATGATTAATTATCTTGAACCCTCTATTCCTATGTATGCATTGGAGGCTACGGCATCAGTTGTTCCAGCACTTAATAAGAATGGTGATTTCTTAATCCCGTCTCCTTTTGAAGTTCAAAACTTTACGAGAGAGATTACTGGTCTAAAACCTTATAGTAAGGTTCAGCTTGGTGAGATAGAAGTTGAGATTGCTCCTGTAGACCATGATGCTTACGGTGCGGCAGGATTGATTATTCGTGTAGCTGGGAAAAAAATTGCTTATACAGGTGATCTGAGACTTCATGGCTACGACCCACAAGATACCGTGGAATTTTGTAAACGTGCTTTTCATGCGGATGCATTGATTATGGAAGGGGTATCTATCAGCTTTCCTGAGCGAGACCATGACGCTGAAGCAGTAGAAATTCAATCTGAACAAGATTTGATTACGCAAATGATAAAGCTTATCAATGAAAATCCAAAGCGTCAACTGACTTTTAATGGCTATCCAGCCAATCTGAAACGTTTTAGCCAAATTGTGAAACAATCACCACGAGAAGTGGTGCTAAATAGCGAAATGGCAACACTTTTGCTCGAAGTTTTTGGGCAAAAAGTGCATTATTATACTGACGAAAATACGGTCAGTACTGACAAACTTGACCCTCAACTTGAAGTACCTTATCAGGAACTTCTTGATGATGATGAACATTATTTTTGGCAAGTTACCACTCATTTTGAGCGGTTACAAAAAGGCGGATTATATATCCATTCGGATGCAACACCACTTGGGGATTTTGATCCTGCTTATGCCAAATTCCTTGCGCTACTTGCTGAGTTGGACATTACTTTTGTTCGCTTGGCTTGCTCTGGTCATGCAATACCAGATGATTTAGATAAAATTATCAGTATGATAGAGCCCCAACTTTTGCTTCCTATCCATAGCTATCATCCAGAAAAATTGGAAAATCCCTATGGTCGAAGAATCTTGCCTACTCGTGGGCAAACTGTCGCTTTGTGA
- a CDS encoding extracellular solute-binding protein, whose protein sequence is MKLKTIGLGVLTLAAVTTLAACGNSTSASKDASKKIETSVDKKTTITFWHAMTGAQEKALQKLTTDFEKANPKITVKLQSQSSYPDLQAKLTSTMQSPKNLPTITQAYPGWLLDASKNNLLVDLKPYLSNSKIGISGSEAIKPELLKGAQFSGVQYGIPFNKSTEVLFYNADLLKKYDLKVPTTMTELKDESKTIYEKSNHQVVGAGFDALNNYYSTALKDAGENFTSKTDFTGQTSKDAIDYYFQGVKAGYFRIAGSDKYMDGPFDNQKVAFYIGSSAGESFVAQDAKFNYGVAARPSKYAISQGTDIYMFSQASQDQRTAAYLYEKFLAKTSSTVYFANQTGYIPVTEAGMKDAAYVDNKTSKVPAIISDATKNLFTTPLETNSDAAYTQLTATMQAILSNPKGNEDDLIKQGAAQLKNAWNQ, encoded by the coding sequence ATGAAACTCAAAACCATTGGACTTGGTGTCCTTACACTTGCTGCTGTTACGACACTTGCTGCTTGCGGAAATAGTACTTCTGCATCAAAAGATGCTTCAAAAAAAATTGAAACTTCGGTTGACAAAAAGACGACCATTACTTTCTGGCATGCCATGACTGGAGCACAAGAAAAGGCACTCCAAAAATTGACTACCGATTTTGAAAAAGCAAATCCAAAAATCACGGTCAAATTACAAAGTCAATCTTCTTATCCAGATTTGCAAGCAAAATTGACTTCAACGATGCAATCACCAAAGAATTTGCCTACAATCACGCAAGCTTATCCAGGTTGGCTCTTAGATGCTTCTAAAAATAACCTGCTTGTTGATTTGAAACCTTATCTTTCAAACAGCAAGATTGGAATTTCTGGTAGCGAAGCGATTAAACCAGAGCTTTTGAAAGGGGCACAATTTAGCGGTGTGCAATATGGTATTCCATTCAACAAGTCAACGGAAGTATTATTTTATAATGCTGATTTACTCAAAAAATATGATCTCAAAGTTCCAACAACAATGACAGAACTCAAAGATGAGTCTAAAACAATCTATGAAAAATCAAATCATCAAGTCGTAGGAGCTGGATTTGACGCTTTGAATAACTACTACTCAACAGCACTTAAGGATGCTGGTGAAAACTTTACATCAAAAACAGATTTTACAGGTCAAACTTCTAAAGATGCGATTGATTATTATTTCCAAGGTGTAAAAGCAGGCTATTTCCGTATTGCTGGCTCTGATAAATACATGGATGGACCATTTGATAATCAAAAAGTAGCTTTCTATATTGGCTCATCTGCTGGTGAAAGCTTTGTTGCACAAGATGCGAAATTTAACTATGGTGTCGCTGCACGTCCTAGCAAATATGCGATTTCACAAGGGACAGACATCTATATGTTTAGCCAAGCAAGTCAAGACCAACGTACAGCAGCTTATCTTTATGAAAAATTCTTGGCTAAGACAAGCTCAACGGTTTACTTTGCAAATCAAACAGGCTATATTCCTGTAACCGAAGCTGGTATGAAAGATGCTGCTTATGTAGATAACAAGACTTCTAAAGTACCTGCGATTATCTCAGATGCAACAAAGAATCTTTTCACAACACCATTAGAAACAAACTCTGATGCTGCTTATACGCAATTGACAGCAACAATGCAAGCCATCCTGTCTAACCCTAAAGGCAATGAAGATGACTTGATTAAACAAGGGGCAGCCCAACTCAAAAATGCTTGGAATCAATAA
- a CDS encoding bifunctional metallophosphatase/5'-nucleotidase, producing the protein MKITILETSDMHGYILPTNYTARNMDFPFSMAKAQTKMEELSEVADGPVIKIENGDILQGSALAYYLAKQRKNGISELTAVTNSFGYDVGLLGNHEFNYGIDYLKSYIDGADYPILTANVFDESGNLAFGPAYKIIEKDGIKIAVVGLLTQFIPHWEQPEIIKGLTFKSIVEVAKELLPKLRELADITIVAYHGGFERDLETGLPSEALTGENEGYQLLTECGQWIDAFVSGHQHRKIAQNVLGVPVVQPAYRGETVGEITLEFDEKTKKVTATTAQLHETGTSKISSKIQQLISETHEAAEDWLDTPMGKISGDMTISQPSEARIHEHPYIEFVNKVQMEATGCKISGTSLFNNEAKGFGQIVTMRDILTNYIYPNTLAVLRVTGRDLKAALEHTAEHLERSASGDIIFSPRFIEPKPQYYNYDMYEGIDYTIDLKKPVGSRITRLEIDGKSVSADEFLDIVVNQYRAVGGGNYDMFSADKIIKEVTVDMTELIAEYLKAHPVVEATANHNFEVLK; encoded by the coding sequence ATGAAAATTACGATTTTAGAAACAAGCGATATGCATGGTTATATTTTGCCGACGAATTATACAGCGCGTAACATGGATTTCCCTTTTTCGATGGCTAAGGCACAGACAAAGATGGAAGAACTTTCAGAAGTAGCGGATGGTCCTGTGATTAAGATTGAGAATGGCGATATTTTGCAAGGCTCAGCTCTGGCTTACTATCTAGCCAAACAACGTAAAAATGGGATTTCTGAGTTGACTGCTGTGACTAATTCCTTTGGATATGATGTCGGTTTATTGGGAAATCATGAGTTTAACTATGGCATTGATTATTTGAAAAGTTATATTGATGGAGCAGATTATCCTATTCTGACAGCAAATGTGTTTGACGAATCTGGAAATTTAGCATTTGGTCCCGCTTATAAAATTATTGAGAAAGACGGAATAAAAATTGCTGTGGTAGGACTTTTGACGCAGTTTATTCCACATTGGGAGCAACCTGAGATTATCAAAGGATTGACTTTTAAATCTATTGTCGAAGTGGCAAAAGAGTTACTTCCTAAACTTCGTGAACTCGCTGACATCACGATTGTTGCTTATCATGGCGGTTTTGAGCGCGATTTAGAGACGGGCTTACCATCAGAAGCGCTGACAGGCGAAAATGAAGGCTATCAGTTACTGACAGAATGTGGTCAGTGGATTGATGCATTTGTCAGCGGTCATCAGCACCGAAAAATTGCCCAAAATGTGCTTGGTGTACCTGTTGTGCAGCCGGCCTATCGTGGAGAAACTGTTGGAGAAATCACATTAGAATTTGATGAAAAAACAAAAAAAGTGACAGCTACAACAGCGCAGTTGCACGAAACAGGAACTTCAAAAATTAGCTCTAAAATACAACAATTAATTTCAGAAACTCATGAAGCAGCAGAAGATTGGCTTGACACTCCAATGGGAAAAATTTCAGGAGATATGACGATTAGCCAGCCATCCGAAGCGCGAATTCATGAGCATCCTTACATCGAATTTGTCAATAAAGTACAAATGGAAGCAACAGGCTGCAAGATTTCTGGGACTTCCCTTTTCAATAATGAGGCTAAAGGTTTTGGGCAAATCGTGACGATGCGGGATATTTTGACCAATTACATTTATCCCAATACACTTGCTGTACTGCGCGTGACGGGTCGTGATTTAAAGGCGGCGCTTGAACATACAGCAGAACATCTTGAGCGCTCCGCTTCAGGAGATATTATTTTTAGCCCACGTTTTATTGAGCCTAAACCCCAGTATTACAATTATGATATGTATGAAGGAATTGATTATACGATTGATCTGAAAAAGCCTGTTGGTTCAAGAATTACACGACTTGAAATTGATGGTAAATCTGTCAGTGCTGACGAATTTTTAGATATTGTTGTCAATCAGTATCGCGCAGTTGGCGGAGGAAATTATGATATGTTTTCTGCTGACAAAATTATCAAGGAAGTCACAGTAGACATGACAGAACTGATTGCCGAGTATCTCAAAGCACACCCAGTTGTTGAGGCGACAGCCAATCATAATTTTGAAGTATTGAAGTGA
- the gdhA gene encoding NADP-specific glutamate dehydrogenase, whose translation MTYIDEIKNLVVQKNPSEPEFHQAVHEVLDTLRPVIEENEAHYRRDAILERLVEPDRLIQFRVAWVDDAGQVQVNTGYRVQFNNAIGPYKGGLRLRENVYSGIVKFLGFEQIFKNALTGLPIGGAKGGSDFDPKGKSDREIMAFCKAFMSELYNYIGPDIDVPAGDIGVGGREIGYLYGQYKRLTHRYEGVLTGKGLSFGGSLARTEATGYGLLYFADAMLRANGLSFKNQRVVISGSGNVAIYAAEKAEQLGATVVALSDSSGYIYDEAGIDLAVVKEIKEKRYGRIVEYLDIHPQAQYSADDGIWSVPCDVALPCATQNELNLEDAKKLVANGCKAVAEGANMPTSREATEYLQEQKVLFAPGKAANAGGVAVSALEMSQNSERQVWTFDKVDDKLKTIMEDIFAKSDEAAKRFGFSGNYVVGANIAGFERVIAAMQAQGI comes from the coding sequence ATGACATATATTGACGAAATAAAAAATCTTGTTGTTCAGAAAAATCCTTCTGAACCCGAATTTCATCAGGCGGTACATGAAGTTTTGGATACCCTGCGACCTGTAATTGAAGAAAATGAAGCTCATTACCGACGTGATGCTATTTTAGAGCGATTAGTAGAGCCTGACCGATTGATTCAATTTCGTGTTGCTTGGGTGGACGACGCTGGTCAAGTACAAGTCAATACAGGATATCGAGTGCAGTTTAACAATGCAATCGGTCCTTACAAAGGAGGATTGCGACTGAGGGAAAATGTTTATAGTGGTATTGTTAAATTTCTTGGCTTTGAACAAATATTTAAAAATGCATTAACTGGTTTGCCTATTGGTGGAGCAAAAGGTGGCTCTGATTTTGACCCAAAAGGTAAATCGGACCGTGAAATCATGGCATTTTGTAAAGCCTTTATGAGTGAACTTTACAACTATATCGGTCCTGATATTGATGTTCCAGCAGGTGATATTGGTGTTGGAGGGCGTGAGATTGGTTATCTTTATGGTCAATATAAACGGCTCACACATAGATATGAAGGGGTATTGACAGGAAAGGGCTTGAGTTTTGGTGGTTCTTTAGCTAGGACAGAGGCAACAGGGTATGGTTTGCTGTATTTTGCTGATGCCATGTTAAGAGCTAATGGCTTGAGCTTTAAAAATCAACGTGTTGTTATCTCTGGTTCTGGAAATGTGGCGATTTATGCTGCTGAAAAGGCAGAACAACTTGGGGCGACGGTTGTAGCTTTGTCGGATTCTTCAGGCTATATTTATGATGAAGCAGGGATTGACCTTGCAGTAGTCAAAGAGATTAAAGAAAAACGCTATGGACGAATTGTGGAATATCTGGACATTCATCCTCAGGCACAATATAGTGCTGATGATGGGATATGGAGTGTTCCTTGTGATGTGGCGCTTCCCTGTGCAACACAAAACGAATTAAACTTAGAAGATGCTAAAAAACTTGTTGCCAACGGCTGTAAAGCAGTAGCCGAAGGTGCAAATATGCCAACAAGTCGTGAAGCAACAGAATATTTACAAGAACAAAAAGTTTTATTTGCGCCAGGAAAAGCAGCAAACGCAGGAGGAGTAGCCGTTTCTGCTCTAGAAATGTCTCAAAACTCTGAACGCCAAGTTTGGACGTTTGATAAAGTAGATGATAAGTTAAAAACAATTATGGAAGATATTTTTGCAAAGTCTGACGAAGCGGCAAAACGTTTTGGTTTTTCAGGAAATTATGTCGTAGGTGCGAATATCGCCGGTTTTGAACGAGTTATCGCTGCCATGCAAGCTCAAGGTATTTAA
- a CDS encoding cation diffusion facilitator family transporter, translating into MSTSSTQNLKLAEKGVWVSIFAYIILSIGQIAFATIVHSSALQANGFNNLTDILGNIAILIGLRIARIPADNDHVYGHWKVESIASLISSFIMFFVGFEVLRDTVMTIISGKSHAIDPLGAVIGLISAAIMIGVFFYTRDLAKKTNSQALMAASKDNLSDAVTSVGTAIAIVAASIGWEWLDTLMAVIICGFILKTAYDIFHDSVFSLSDGFDENLVEEYKEAISLVPKVKRVKMVRGRTYGSNVFLDVVVEMSRDLSVFESHEATEFIEAMLIDNFGVYDVDVHVEPAELPEEEHFASRSLELLEKEEQVLNLESLEQLLDKNFKEITADGTTVSATDKKNLLTGLPAPQHFAIKHYKTSQVSKKTFILTYDYWDNNNDFIVTSIWRRNDYWYCIYRQITQKTKN; encoded by the coding sequence ATGTCAACTTCAAGCACACAAAATTTAAAATTGGCTGAGAAAGGGGTTTGGGTTTCAATATTCGCGTATATTATCTTGTCTATTGGACAGATTGCATTTGCGACAATTGTTCACTCCAGCGCTCTTCAAGCCAATGGTTTCAATAATTTGACCGACATCTTGGGAAACATTGCCATTCTCATCGGTCTCAGAATTGCTCGTATTCCTGCTGATAATGACCATGTCTATGGTCACTGGAAAGTTGAATCTATTGCTAGTCTAATCTCTAGTTTCATCATGTTTTTTGTTGGTTTTGAAGTCTTACGTGATACAGTGATGACGATTATTTCTGGGAAAAGCCATGCTATTGACCCTTTGGGTGCAGTGATTGGTCTGATTTCAGCAGCCATTATGATTGGTGTTTTCTTTTATACTCGTGATTTGGCAAAAAAGACAAATTCTCAAGCACTTATGGCTGCAAGTAAGGATAACTTGTCAGATGCTGTGACTTCCGTAGGAACAGCGATTGCGATTGTAGCTGCTTCTATCGGTTGGGAATGGCTTGATACCCTCATGGCAGTCATCATTTGTGGCTTTATTTTAAAGACAGCTTATGATATTTTCCATGATTCTGTCTTTAGCCTTTCTGACGGATTTGACGAAAACCTAGTAGAAGAATATAAAGAAGCAATCAGCCTTGTTCCAAAAGTAAAAAGAGTAAAAATGGTGCGTGGGCGAACTTATGGTAGCAATGTTTTTCTTGATGTTGTCGTTGAAATGTCTCGTGATTTGAGTGTATTTGAAAGCCACGAAGCTACCGAATTTATTGAGGCAATGCTTATTGATAACTTTGGTGTTTACGATGTTGATGTCCATGTAGAACCAGCTGAACTACCTGAAGAAGAGCATTTTGCCAGCCGCTCTCTTGAACTTTTAGAAAAGGAAGAGCAAGTTTTAAACTTGGAAAGTTTGGAACAACTTTTAGACAAAAATTTTAAAGAAATTACTGCTGATGGAACAACTGTAAGTGCTACTGATAAAAAAAATTTACTGACAGGATTGCCAGCACCACAACATTTTGCTATAAAACACTATAAGACCTCTCAAGTCAGTAAAAAAACTTTTATCCTGACCTATGATTATTGGGATAATAATAATGACTTTATCGTCACAAGCATTTGGCGTCGTAATGATTACTGGTACTGCATTTATCGTCAAATTACACAAAAAACAAAGAATTAA
- a CDS encoding PadR family transcriptional regulator yields the protein MAEIPREMLRAQANVILLNVLEQGDNYVYGIIKQVREASNGEFELNEATLYTIFRRLEKDGIITSYWGDETQGGRRKYYRLTDIGRENMQLAFESWAKVDQIIENIKAKNN from the coding sequence ATGGCTGAAATACCAAGAGAAATGTTACGTGCGCAAGCAAATGTGATATTGCTGAATGTTCTCGAACAAGGAGATAACTATGTTTACGGCATTATCAAGCAAGTCAGAGAAGCATCAAATGGAGAGTTTGAACTGAATGAAGCTACCCTCTATACCATTTTCAGACGGCTTGAAAAAGATGGAATAATTACATCCTACTGGGGAGATGAAACTCAAGGCGGACGTAGAAAATACTATCGTTTGACTGACATAGGGCGTGAAAATATGCAACTTGCCTTTGAATCTTGGGCGAAAGTTGACCAAATTATTGAGAACATCAAAGCTAAAAATAATTAA
- a CDS encoding DUF4097 family beta strand repeat-containing protein — MSEALKTRLNMIFANYPRIPETEDLYDEVLANLTDHVADYITDGLTEDEAIEKALTELGDLTEVLDDIAVSEEHSLTDLSRDSVSNYNTDSYSSLPLVNEQVFSPADFDQISLIYQQDNVDILPSEDGQLHLLEFMNTWKSDYFAQIQSTKNQLHIQYGKRPKLFGKLLPFRSKIVFLIPTDYQKNLNLQLASGNLMINQVKLETLNIDCRSGNFKAENLKVRTLKTILNSGNGNFEQIESEKIMIEAKSGNLNLNKIDAYQADVMAISGNMRLNIADIYTLRANVKSGNLKVQSLQTNTAELAAKSGNVTVESELFTQLKVTAASGNAKVVVSDEAIFNFDLRSGHGNTRLSLPNINYTVKTQSHKAGYSNSESERLLYIETNSGNATVKTL, encoded by the coding sequence ATGAGTGAAGCATTGAAAACTCGCTTAAATATGATTTTTGCTAACTATCCACGAATACCTGAAACAGAAGATCTTTACGATGAGGTACTCGCTAATCTTACGGACCATGTTGCAGACTATATTACTGACGGGCTGACAGAAGATGAAGCAATAGAAAAAGCACTGACAGAACTGGGCGACCTGACAGAAGTCCTAGATGATATTGCTGTCAGCGAAGAACATTCACTGACAGATTTGTCACGAGATTCTGTCAGTAATTACAATACTGACAGCTATTCAAGTCTGCCATTGGTGAATGAACAAGTATTTTCACCAGCAGATTTTGACCAAATTTCACTGATTTATCAGCAAGATAATGTTGATATTTTACCTTCTGAAGATGGTCAGTTGCATCTATTGGAGTTTATGAATACATGGAAAAGCGATTATTTCGCACAAATCCAAAGTACAAAAAATCAGCTTCATATTCAATATGGAAAACGTCCAAAACTTTTTGGCAAACTTCTCCCTTTTCGTTCAAAAATCGTTTTTCTTATACCGACAGATTATCAAAAAAATCTCAATCTCCAACTTGCTTCAGGAAATTTAATGATTAATCAGGTTAAACTTGAAACATTAAACATTGACTGTCGTTCAGGAAATTTCAAAGCAGAAAATCTCAAAGTACGAACTTTAAAAACAATACTTAATAGTGGAAATGGAAACTTTGAGCAAATTGAAAGCGAAAAAATAATGATTGAAGCCAAAAGTGGTAATCTAAATCTGAATAAAATTGATGCTTACCAAGCTGACGTCATGGCGATAAGTGGAAATATGCGTCTAAATATTGCTGACATCTACACACTTAGAGCTAATGTAAAAAGTGGAAATTTAAAAGTTCAATCTTTGCAAACCAATACCGCAGAGCTTGCAGCCAAAAGTGGAAATGTAACAGTTGAAAGTGAACTTTTCACCCAGCTTAAAGTAACCGCAGCTAGTGGAAATGCTAAAGTTGTCGTAAGTGATGAAGCCATATTTAATTTTGACCTCCGTTCAGGACATGGCAATACAAGACTCAGTCTTCCTAATATCAACTATACAGTCAAAACTCAATCTCATAAAGCAGGCTATAGCAATTCAGAATCAGAGCGCTTACTTTATATTGAAACAAATTCGGGAAATGCTACCGTTAAGACACTTTAA